A window of the Phragmites australis chromosome 20, lpPhrAust1.1, whole genome shotgun sequence genome harbors these coding sequences:
- the LOC133902287 gene encoding aspartic proteinase nepenthesin-2-like: protein MALRLSLLLLLAILPCIVHPISAAANGRALAESVDAAFWLYEAWPRSQKPARARAPNGFAHHLRLGMGTPPLNSTFVFDTVGALPWAQCQPCVHCLPQEGAIYNPLKSTSFVNLTCPSAGGTGCPYNFSYGGDAFTSGYLATETLTVFGRSFKNITFGCGTLNQGYYDNVAGALGLGRGNLSVPNQLGVDTFGYCFAPRATFFFFGSPPQLVPNTIAATTPIVENPALPSGYFVRLVSVTVGPTSIDVPAASDLLIDSKSPFTFLEPATYALVREALVAQLKPLKEASSAACGAVGLDLCFEADNSTNATPPEVTLRFDGDANLMVSEYLVEMSSRRLLCLAMLPSSKGSFPVLGRRVLMGTPVIYDLAKNVISFQPVDCATFGATFAR, encoded by the coding sequence ATGGCACTTAGGctgagcctcctcctcctccttgccaTCCTACCTTGTATTGTTCATCCTATCTCTGCAGCCGCCAATGGTAGAGCCCTTGCCGAGTCAGTAGATGCAGCGTTCTGGCTGTACGAAGCGTGGCCCCGTTCTCAAAagccggcgcgggcgcgggcgccaAACGGTTTTGCTCATCACCTGCGTCTGGGCATGGGCACACCGCCCCTGAACAGCACTTTCGTATTTGACACCGTCGGCGCGCTCCCCTGGGCGCAGTGCCAGCCCTGCGTGCACTGCCTCCCCCAGGAGGGCGCCATCTACAACCCTCTGAAATCCACGTCCTTCGTGAACCTGACCTGCCCATCCGCCGGCGGCACCGGTTGCCCCTACAACTTCAGCTACGGCGGCGACGCGTTCACCTCCGGCTACTTGGCCACCGAGACCTTAACCGTCTTTGGCCGCAGCTTCAAGAACATTACCTTCGGATGCGGCACGCTCAACCAGGGCTACTACGACAACGTGGccggcgccttgggcctcggcCGCGGCAACTTGTCCGTCCCGAACCAGCTGGGTGTGGACACGTTCGGGTATTGTTTCGCTCCGCGggccaccttcttcttcttcggctcccCTCCCCAGCTGGTCCCCAACACCATCGCAGCGACCACTCCCATCGTCGAAAACCCCGCGTTGCCCTCCGGGTACTTCGTCAGGCTCGTCAGCGTAACGGTGGGCCCGACAAGCATCGACGTTCCGGCGGCGAGCGACCTGCTCATCGACAGCAAGTCGCCCTTCACCTTCCTCGAGCCGGCGACGTACGCGCTGGTGAGGGAGGCCTTGGTCGCCCAGCTCAAGCCGCTGAAGGAAGCCAGCAGCGCGGCCTGTGGGGCGGTCGGCCTCGACCTGTGCTTCGAGGCGGACAACAGCACGAATGCCACGCCGCCGGAGGTGACGCTGCGGTTCGACGGCGATGCGAACCTGATGGTCTCGGAGTACCTGGTGGAGATGTCGTCGCGTCGCTTGCTCTGCCTCGCGATGCTCCCGTCGTCCAAGGGGAGCTTCCCCGTTCTGGGCAGGAGGGTGCTGATGGGCACGCCAGTGATCTACGACCTTGCCAAGAACGTGATCTCGTTCCAGCCGGTCGACTGTGCCACCTTCGGTGCCACCTTCGCCCGGTAA